The following coding sequences are from one Candidatus Poseidoniia archaeon window:
- the gatD gene encoding Glu-tRNA(Gln) amidotransferase subunit GatD, giving the protein MPTAAEQFLKAHDARLHDRVRISAGGRSHEGRIMPTHRFSGDHVVVLKLGNGYNIGVSCEGAELELLERAPATAEATAVEAPPPSDLPPLTMLGTGGTIASYVDYQTGAVHPAKSAEEIVAAVAGLAEIASIRAEALLSLASEDMRPDDWSAIASRVSELHAEDGTGIVIGHGTDTMAYTAAALAFQLPVLRAPVVLTGSQRSSDRPSSDAHLNLAGAARAALTDLGEVAIAMHASSSDDTVALWRGTRARKAHSSRRDAFTAPNGGRLGSVGDAVKFDAEYRPVADETRLEAGFDPDVALVWSHPALTAGDWEAATAGKRGVVVAGTGLGHIGSHLHAAVRATARDAVVAMTTQCLAGCTNLNVYRNGRELGEAGVIEAGDTLPETALVKLMWLLKHRPDSAAEGMGENLVGELGSRRFLD; this is encoded by the coding sequence ATGCCGACCGCGGCGGAGCAATTCCTCAAGGCACACGACGCCCGGCTGCACGACCGCGTGCGCATCAGCGCGGGCGGCCGCAGCCACGAAGGGCGCATCATGCCAACGCACCGCTTCTCGGGCGACCACGTCGTGGTGCTCAAACTGGGGAACGGCTACAACATCGGCGTCTCGTGCGAAGGCGCCGAGCTGGAGCTGCTCGAGCGCGCTCCCGCGACGGCGGAAGCGACCGCCGTCGAGGCGCCCCCGCCAAGCGACCTGCCGCCGCTGACCATGCTCGGGACGGGCGGCACCATCGCTTCCTACGTCGACTACCAGACCGGCGCGGTCCATCCGGCCAAGAGCGCCGAGGAAATCGTCGCGGCGGTCGCGGGGCTGGCCGAGATTGCGAGCATCCGCGCCGAGGCGCTGCTCTCGCTGGCGTCGGAGGACATGCGGCCCGACGACTGGAGCGCGATTGCGAGCCGCGTCAGCGAGCTGCACGCCGAAGATGGCACCGGAATCGTAATCGGCCACGGCACCGACACTATGGCCTACACCGCCGCTGCGCTCGCGTTCCAGCTGCCGGTACTGCGCGCACCGGTCGTGCTGACTGGCTCGCAGCGCAGCAGCGACCGCCCTTCGAGCGACGCGCACCTGAATCTCGCCGGCGCGGCGCGCGCGGCACTCACAGACCTAGGCGAAGTTGCTATCGCGATGCACGCTTCTTCTAGCGACGATACGGTCGCGCTCTGGCGCGGGACGCGCGCGCGCAAGGCGCACTCATCGCGCCGCGATGCCTTCACGGCGCCGAACGGTGGCCGGCTCGGGAGCGTCGGCGACGCAGTCAAGTTCGATGCCGAGTACCGGCCGGTCGCCGACGAGACGCGGCTCGAAGCGGGCTTCGACCCCGACGTGGCGCTGGTCTGGAGCCACCCTGCGCTTACGGCGGGCGACTGGGAGGCGGCGACCGCTGGCAAGCGCGGGGTCGTCGTGGCGGGAACCGGGCTCGGCCACATTGGGAGCCATTTGCACGCCGCCGTGCGGGCGACCGCGCGCGACGCCGTCGTGGCGATGACGACGCAGTGCCTGGCGGGGTGCACGAACCTGAACGTCTACCGCAACGGCCGCGAACTGGGCGAGGCCGGCGTCATCGAGGCGGGCGATACGCTGCCGGAAACGGCACTCGTCAAGCTGATGTGGCTGCTGAAGCATCGCCCCGACTCGGCCGCCGAGGGAATGGGCGAGAACTTAGTAGGCGAGCTGGGCTCGCGCCGGTTTTTAGATTAA
- a CDS encoding aminopeptidase: MPDPRYATLASNLVNHSIRLQKGEKVLIEAFDLPEAMVIALVRAAREAGGAPFVTLKNNRVLRELYVDATAEQMQLCGEVELARMREMDAYIGMRGSRNIAEMSDVPSERMQLYQTHWLQPVHFQERVPNTRWVVLRWPSPSMAQQAEMSTEEFEDFYFDVCCLDYAKMGKAMEPLKALMERTDRVHITGPDTDLRFSIKDIPSIICSGDRNIPDGECFTAPVRDSVEGYIHFNARTLYNGTIFSDVRLEFAAGKVIAATGSDDARLNEILDSDEGARYVGEFSLAFNPFIREPMLDILFDEKIAGSFHFTPGNAYDEADNGNRSEVHWDMVMIQRPEHGGGEIRFDDVLIRKDGLFVLPELEGLNPENLR; this comes from the coding sequence ATGCCTGACCCGCGCTACGCGACGCTCGCGTCGAATCTGGTTAACCACTCGATTCGCCTGCAAAAGGGCGAAAAGGTGCTCATCGAGGCGTTCGACCTGCCGGAGGCGATGGTCATCGCGCTGGTGCGCGCCGCACGCGAGGCGGGTGGCGCGCCGTTCGTGACGCTCAAGAACAACCGCGTCCTGCGCGAGCTTTACGTCGACGCGACCGCGGAGCAGATGCAGCTCTGCGGCGAGGTCGAGCTGGCGCGCATGCGCGAGATGGACGCCTACATCGGCATGCGCGGCAGCCGCAATATCGCCGAGATGTCCGACGTACCTTCCGAAAGGATGCAGCTCTACCAGACGCACTGGCTGCAGCCGGTCCACTTCCAGGAGCGGGTGCCCAATACCCGCTGGGTCGTCCTGCGCTGGCCGTCGCCGTCGATGGCGCAGCAGGCGGAGATGTCGACCGAGGAGTTCGAGGATTTCTACTTCGACGTCTGCTGTCTCGATTACGCGAAGATGGGCAAGGCCATGGAGCCGCTGAAGGCGCTAATGGAGCGTACCGACCGCGTCCACATCACCGGCCCCGATACCGACCTGCGCTTCTCCATCAAGGACATCCCGTCCATAATCTGCTCCGGGGACCGCAACATCCCCGACGGCGAATGCTTCACTGCGCCCGTGCGCGATTCGGTCGAGGGATACATCCACTTCAACGCGCGCACGCTCTACAACGGCACGATCTTCAGCGACGTGCGGCTCGAGTTCGCGGCGGGAAAAGTCATCGCTGCGACCGGCAGTGACGACGCGCGGCTCAACGAAATCCTGGACAGCGACGAAGGCGCGCGCTACGTCGGCGAGTTCTCGCTGGCGTTCAACCCCTTCATCCGCGAGCCGATGCTCGACATCCTGTTCGACGAGAAAATCGCCGGCAGCTTCCACTTCACCCCGGGAAACGCCTACGACGAGGCGGACAACGGCAACCGGTCGGAAGTCCACTGGGACATGGTGATGATTCAGCGCCCGGAACACGGCGGCGGCGAAATCCGCTTCGACGACGTGCTCATCCGCAAGGACGGGCTGTTCGTGCTGCCGGAGCTGGAAGGGCTTAACCCGGAGAACCTGCGCTAA